A genomic stretch from Thalassophryne amazonica chromosome 18, fThaAma1.1, whole genome shotgun sequence includes:
- the slc16a5a gene encoding monocarboxylate transporter 6 isoform X2, whose product MTLRDAMRGRHLYTEATAAFEEASGEQEKLQQASDYESEECGQGGEPQNSNGIPGEVTAPDGGWGWVVLAATVLVLALTLAFPSCVGIFYTDLQNEFHASNSETSWVPSIMTSALHAGGPFCSMLVERLGCRGTVMLGGVLSGFGMAASSFTRSIMELYITAGVITGLGFCFSFQPAVAILGHYFNRRRPFANAMSSTGTALGLCILPFLGDYLHRELGWRGSFLVLGAVLLNCCVCGAVMRPLGAPKHHGHLLKNYTLPQQEGVMERMRTICGCLVGTLTKHMAFDQFCSNSRYRVYAIGITWMMLGFVVPLIFLVPYATANDMDPSQAAFLLSILGIVNIVVRPPIGVIFNMPWFKGRHVYVFASALLINGLSNSICCIGPTFSVLLTYVLVYGLSMSVVGSLMFTVLMDVVEMSNFPSALGLLAVMESVTLLIGPPLAGNVHTWNPN is encoded by the exons ATGACTCTGAGAGATGCGATGCGGGGTCGCCACCTCTACACGGAGGCCACTGCAGCTTTTGAGGAGGCCAGTGGTGAGCAGGAGAAGCTTCAGCAGGCCAGTGATTATGAATCTGAAGAGTGTGGACAGGGAGGTGAGCCCCAAAACTCCAATGGCATACCAGGAGAGGTCACTGCACCTGATGGGGGCTGGGGTTGGGTAGTCCTGGCTGCCACTGTCCTGGTACTTGCATTGACCCTGGCTTTCCCCTCCTGTGTTGGAATCTTCTACACCGACTTGCAGAATGAGTTCCACGCTTCTAACAGTGAGACATCCTGGGTACCGTCCATCATGACTTCGGCACTTCACGCTGGAG GTCCCTTTTGCAGCATGCTGGTGGAGAGACTTGGCTGCCGAGGCACTGTCATGTTGGGCGGTGTTCTGAGTGGGTTTGGAATGGCTGCTAGCTCATTCACCCGGTCCATCATGGAGCTCTACATCACAGCTGGTGTTATTACAG GTCTGGGTTtctgcttcagcttccagccagCTGTAGCAATCCTTGGGCACTACTTTAACCGACGACGCCCATTTGCCAATGCCATGTCCTCTACTGGCACAGCCCTGGGTCTGTGTATACTACCATTCCTGGGTGACTACCTCCACAGAGAATTGGGCTGGAGGGGGAGCTTCTTGGTTTTGGGTGCTGTCCTGTTAAACTGCTGTGTGTGcggagcagtgatgagaccccttGGTGCACCGAAGCATCATGGCCATCTGCTGAAGAACTACACCCTCCCTCAGCAGGAGGGGGTCATGGAGAGGATGAGAACAATATGTGGTTGCCTGGTGGGTACCCTGACCAAGCACATGGCCTTTGATCAGTTCTGCAGTAACTCTCGTTATCGTGTGTATGCCATAGGCATCACCTGGATGATGCTCGGGTTTGTGGTGCCTCTGATTTTTTTGGTGCCGTACGCCACAGCAAATGACATGGATCCAAGCCAGGCTGCATTTCTCCTCTCCATCCTGGGTATCGTCAACATTGTAGTGCGGCCACCTATTGGTGTAATCTTCAACATGCCCTGGTTCAAAGGCAGGCACGTTTATGTATTTGCTTCTGCCTTGTTGATCAATGGACTCAGTAATAGTATTTGCTGCATTGGGCCCACCTTCTCTGTACTGCTGACTTATGTGTTGGTCTATGGGCTGTCCATGAGCGTGGTGGGTTCTCTGATGTTCACCGTCCTCATGGATGTAGTGGAGATGAGTAACTTTCCTTCAGCTCtgggtctgcttgctgtcatggagAGTGTTACACTGCTCATTGGGCCTCCGCTGGCAGGTAATGTACACACATG